One genomic segment of Manis javanica isolate MJ-LG chromosome 7, MJ_LKY, whole genome shotgun sequence includes these proteins:
- the LOC118970806 gene encoding uncharacterized protein, translated as MLTSAGRDVKNKQEILDLLEAIHRPKEVAIIHCPGHQKDDSPIARGNRRADQAAKQAAQGMNILPLQVCPEATHIKSFQYTPEDLICIDKLGFKNSLPQEIYKSEKGKVVLPQREAAEYLRQLHQLTHLGAKNLKTLVRDSPYHVIKLGKLADEIVKNCVPCQLVNVSKNQAISGKRLRGDRPGAYWEVDFTEIKPAKYRYKYLLVFLDTFSGWTEAFPTKTETAQTVSKKILEEIFPRFGIPKVIGSDNGPAFVAQVTSLGSCAERGVGLHQGSLSARGTLSASPVPGGRPCLCKKAPDRKPRATVEGAFRRPPDYSHSCKSGRRLFLDTRFTSKEGTPGPRLASNSD; from the exons atgttaacttctgccgggagagatgttaaaaacaaacaagaaattttagatttgctagaagccatccataggcctaaagaagtagcaataatacattgccctggacaccagaaagatgactctccaatagctcgaggaaaccggagagcagaccaagccgcaaagcaagcggctcagggaatgaacattttgcccctccaagtgtgtccggaagccactcacatcaagagcttccagtacacacctgaagatctcatttgtatagacaaattagggttcaaaaattctttgccccaagagatatacaagtctgaaaaagggaaagttgtcctgccccagagagaggcagcagaatacttaaggcaattacatcaactgacacatttgggagcaaaaaacctaaagaccttagttcgagactccccttatcatgttattaaattaggaaaattagctgacgagattgtaaaaaattgtgttccctgtcaattagtaaacgtgagcaaaaatcaagcaatatccgggaaaagacttcgaggagatcgcccaggagcttattgggaagttgacttcactgaaattaagcctgccaagtatagatataagtaccttctagtttttctagacacattttcaggatggacagaggcgttccccaccaaaactgagacagctcagacggtgtctaaaaagatccttgaagaaatatttcccaggtttggaatcccaaaggtaatcggctccgacaacggccctgcttttgttgcccag gttacgagccttggaagctgtgcagaaagaggtgtgggcctccatcaaggaagcctatcggccagaggaactctcagtgcctcaccagttccaggtgggagaccctgtctatgtaagaaggcaccggacaggaaacctcgagccacggtggaaggggcctttcgtcgtcctcctgactactcccacagctgtaaaagtggacggcgtctcttcctggatacacgcttcacatctaaagaaggcacccccggacccagactggcgagtaactcggactga